The segment TCGTAGCTGTGGGTAATCGTTACGCCTTTACCCAGCATGATGGCGACCGAGCAATATTTTTCCGCCGAAAGATCGACGGCGCGTGAGACCGCTTTATCCTGGAGTGCTTTGCCACTGACGATAAAATGCAGGTTGATGTGCGTAAAGATTCGCGGCGCCTCTTCACGACGTTCTGAGGTCAGTTTTACTTCACAATCAGCCACATCGTTGCGGCCTTTTTGCAGAATTGATACCACGTCGATTGCGCTGCATCCGCCCGCCGCCATCAGCACCATCTCCATTGGGCT is part of the Pantoea sp. Ep11b genome and harbors:
- a CDS encoding OsmC family protein, translated to MQARVKWVEGLTFLGESSSGHQILMDGNSGDKAPSPMEMVLMAAGGCSAIDVVSILQKGRNDVADCEVKLTSERREEAPRIFTHINLHFIVSGKALQDKAVSRAVDLSAEKYCSVAIMLGKGVTITHSYEVIEL